In Escherichia ruysiae, a genomic segment contains:
- the purH gene encoding bifunctional phosphoribosylaminoimidazolecarboxamide formyltransferase/IMP cyclohydrolase: MQQRRPVRRALLSVSDKAGIVEFAQALSARGVELLSTGGTARLLAEKGLPVTEVSDYTGFPEMMDGRVKTLHPKVHGGILGRRGQDDAIMEEHQIQPIDMVVVNLYPFAQTVAREGCSLEDAVENIDIGGPTMVRSAAKNHKDVAIVVKSSDYDAIIKEMDANEGSLLLATRFDLAIKAFEHTAAYDSMIANYFGSMVPAYHGESKEAAGRFPRTLNLNFIKKQDMRYGENSHQQAAFYIEENVKEASVATATQVQGKALSYNNIADTDAALECVKEFAEPACVIVKHANPCGVAIGNSILDAYDRAYKTDPTSAFGGIIAFNRELDAETAQAIISRQFVEVIIAPSASEEALKITAAKQNVRVLTCGQWGERIPGLDFKRVNGGLLVQDRDLGMVGAEELRVVTKRQPTEQELRDALFCWKVAKFVKSNAIVYAKNNMTIGIGAGQMSRVYSAKIAGIKAADEGLEVKGSSMASDAFFPFRDGIDAAAAAGVTCVIQPGGSIRDDEVIAAADEHGIAMLFTDMRHFRH, translated from the coding sequence ATGCAACAACGTCGTCCAGTCCGCCGCGCTCTGCTCAGTGTTTCTGACAAAGCCGGTATCGTCGAATTCGCTCAGGCACTTTCCGCACGCGGTGTGGAACTGCTATCTACAGGAGGCACTGCCCGACTGTTAGCAGAAAAGGGTCTGCCGGTGACCGAAGTTTCCGATTACACCGGTTTCCCGGAGATGATGGATGGACGTGTGAAGACTCTGCATCCGAAAGTACATGGTGGCATTCTGGGCCGTCGCGGCCAGGACGATGCCATTATGGAAGAACATCAGATCCAGCCTATCGATATGGTGGTTGTTAACCTGTATCCGTTCGCCCAGACCGTGGCTCGTGAAGGCTGCTCGCTGGAAGATGCGGTTGAGAACATCGATATCGGCGGCCCAACGATGGTGCGCTCCGCAGCGAAGAACCATAAAGATGTCGCAATCGTGGTGAAGAGCAGCGACTACGACGCCATTATTAAAGAGATGGATGCCAACGAAGGTTCGCTTCTGCTTGCAACCCGTTTCGACCTCGCAATCAAAGCCTTCGAACACACCGCCGCCTACGACAGCATGATTGCCAACTACTTCGGCAGCATGGTTCCGGCTTACCACGGTGAAAGCAAAGAAGCTGCCGGTCGCTTCCCGCGCACTTTGAACCTGAACTTCATTAAGAAGCAGGATATGCGTTACGGCGAGAACAGCCACCAGCAGGCTGCCTTCTATATAGAAGAGAATGTGAAAGAAGCCTCCGTTGCCACCGCAACCCAGGTTCAGGGTAAAGCCCTCTCTTATAACAACATCGCCGATACTGATGCGGCGCTGGAGTGCGTGAAAGAGTTCGCCGAGCCGGCATGTGTCATTGTGAAGCACGCCAACCCTTGCGGCGTGGCTATCGGCAATTCCATTCTTGATGCTTACGATCGCGCGTACAAAACCGACCCGACCTCCGCATTCGGCGGCATCATTGCCTTTAACCGCGAGCTGGATGCTGAAACAGCACAGGCCATCATTTCTCGTCAGTTTGTCGAAGTGATTATTGCGCCGTCCGCCAGCGAAGAAGCCCTGAAAATCACCGCCGCCAAACAGAACGTTCGCGTCCTGACCTGTGGTCAGTGGGGCGAACGTATTCCGGGTCTTGATTTCAAACGCGTGAACGGCGGTCTGCTGGTTCAGGATCGCGATCTGGGCATGGTCGGTGCAGAAGAACTGCGCGTCGTCACCAAACGTCAGCCGACCGAGCAGGAACTGCGTGATGCGCTGTTCTGCTGGAAAGTGGCGAAGTTTGTGAAATCCAATGCCATCGTTTATGCCAAAAACAATATGACCATCGGGATTGGCGCAGGCCAGATGAGCCGCGTGTACTCCGCAAAAATCGCCGGCATTAAAGCTGCCGATGAAGGCCTGGAAGTGAAAGGTTCCTCTATGGCTTCTGATGCATTCTTCCCGTTCCGCGACGGTATTGATGCCGCCGCCGCTGCGGGCGTGACCTGCGTAATCCAGCCCGGCGGTTCTATCCGTGATGACGAAGTGATTGCCGCTGCCGATGAACACGGTATTGCGATGCTCTTCACCGACATGCGCCACTTCCGCCATTAA
- the purD gene encoding phosphoribosylamine--glycine ligase, giving the protein MKVLVIGNGGREHALAWKAAQSPLVERVFVAPGNAGTALEPALQNVAIGVTDIPALLDFAQNEKVDLTIVGPEAPLVKGVVDTFRAAGLKIFGPTAGAAQLEGSKAFTKDFLARHKIPTAEYQNFTEVEPALAYLREKGAPIVIKADGLAAGKGVIVAMTLEEAEAAVHDMLAGNAFGDAGHRIVIEEFLDGEEASFIVMVDGEHVLPMATSQDHKRVGDKDTGPNTGGMGAYSPAPVVTDEVHQRTMERIIWPTVKGMAAEGNTYTGFLYAGLMIDKQGNPKVIEFNCRFGDPETQPIMLRMKSDLVELCLAACEGKLDEKTSEWDERASLGVVMAAGGYPGDYRTGDVIHGLPLEEVEGGKVFHAGTKLADDEQVVTSGGRVLCVTALGHTVAEAQKRAYDLMTDIHWDDCFCRKDIGWRAIEREQN; this is encoded by the coding sequence ATGAAAGTATTAGTGATTGGTAACGGCGGGCGCGAACACGCGCTGGCCTGGAAAGCGGCGCAATCACCGCTGGTTGAGAGAGTATTTGTCGCACCAGGTAATGCGGGAACGGCACTGGAACCTGCGCTGCAAAACGTCGCTATCGGCGTGACCGATATCCCGGCACTGCTGGATTTCGCGCAAAACGAAAAGGTAGATCTGACCATCGTCGGCCCGGAAGCGCCGCTGGTGAAAGGCGTGGTCGATACCTTCCGCGCCGCTGGGCTGAAGATCTTCGGCCCGACGGCAGGTGCCGCGCAACTGGAAGGGTCGAAAGCGTTTACCAAGGATTTCCTGGCTCGCCATAAGATCCCTACGGCGGAATACCAGAACTTCACCGAGGTAGAACCTGCGCTGGCGTATCTGCGTGAGAAAGGCGCGCCAATCGTCATTAAAGCTGACGGTCTGGCTGCCGGGAAAGGCGTTATCGTCGCGATGACGCTGGAAGAAGCCGAAGCGGCTGTTCACGATATGCTGGCGGGCAACGCCTTTGGCGACGCGGGTCATCGCATTGTTATCGAAGAGTTCCTCGACGGCGAAGAAGCGAGCTTTATCGTGATGGTGGACGGCGAGCATGTGCTGCCGATGGCCACCAGCCAGGATCACAAACGCGTAGGCGATAAAGATACCGGGCCGAACACCGGCGGAATGGGCGCTTACTCTCCAGCGCCGGTAGTAACCGATGAAGTTCATCAGCGCACGATGGAACGTATCATCTGGCCAACCGTGAAAGGCATGGCGGCGGAAGGAAACACCTACACCGGTTTTCTCTATGCAGGTTTGATGATCGACAAACAGGGCAATCCAAAGGTTATCGAATTTAACTGCCGCTTTGGCGATCCAGAAACCCAGCCGATTATGCTGCGCATGAAGTCCGATCTGGTTGAACTCTGCCTGGCCGCCTGTGAAGGCAAGCTGGACGAGAAAACATCCGAGTGGGATGAACGCGCTTCTCTCGGCGTGGTGATGGCTGCGGGTGGATATCCGGGCGATTATCGCACTGGCGATGTGATCCACGGCCTGCCCCTGGAAGAAGTCGAAGGCGGCAAAGTGTTCCACGCGGGCACAAAACTGGCAGATGACGAGCAGGTGGTGACCAGCGGCGGGCGCGTACTGTGCGTCACCGCGCTGGGTCATACCGTGGCAGAAGCGCAGAAACGCGCCTATGACTTAATGACTGATATCCACTGGGATGACTGCTTCTGCCGGAAAGATATCGGCTGGCGCGCTATCGAACGCGAGCAGAACTAA
- the zraR gene encoding sigma-54-dependent response regulator transcription factor ZraR, with translation MTHDNIDILVVDDDISHCTILQALLRGWGYNVALANSGQQALAQVREQVFDLVLCDVRMAEMDGIATLKEIKALNPAIPVLIMTAYSSVETAVEALKTGALDYLIKPLDFDNLQATLEKALAHTQILASETPAVSASQFGMVGKSPAMQHLLSEIALVAPSEATVLIHGDSGTGKELVARAIHASSARSEKPLVTLNCAALNESLLESELFGHEKGAFTGADKRREGRFVEADGGTLFLDEIGDISPMMQVRLLRAIQEREVQRVGSNQTISVDVRLIAATHRDLAAEVKAGRFRQDLYYRLNVVAIEVPSLRRRREDIPLLANHFLQRFAERNRKAVKGFTPQAMDLLIHYDWPGNIRELENAVERAVVLLTGEYISERELPLAIASTPIPLAQSQDIQPLVEVEKEVILAALEKTGGNKTEAARQLGITRKTLLAKLSR, from the coding sequence ATGACGCACGATAATATCGATATTCTGGTGGTGGATGATGACATTAGCCACTGCACCATCTTGCAGGCATTGCTGCGCGGTTGGGGCTATAACGTCGCGCTGGCGAACAGCGGGCAACAGGCGCTGGCACAGGTGCGGGAACAGGTTTTTGATCTTGTGCTTTGCGATGTGCGAATGGCGGAGATGGACGGCATCGCCACGTTGAAAGAGATCAAAGCGTTAAATCCGGCGATTCCGGTACTGATTATGACCGCTTACTCCAGCGTCGAGACGGCGGTAGAAGCACTGAAGACCGGGGCACTGGATTATCTCATTAAGCCGCTGGATTTCGATAACTTGCAGGCGACGCTGGAAAAGGCGCTCGCGCATACGCAGATTCTCGCTTCTGAAACGCCTGCGGTGTCTGCCAGCCAGTTTGGTATGGTCGGTAAAAGCCCGGCGATGCAACACCTGCTCAGTGAAATCGCCCTCGTCGCGCCATCGGAAGCCACGGTGCTGATCCACGGCGATTCCGGCACCGGTAAAGAGCTGGTCGCCAGGGCGATTCACGCCAGTAGCGCACGTAGCGAAAAACCGCTGGTAACGCTCAACTGCGCGGCACTCAACGAATCCTTACTGGAATCTGAATTGTTCGGTCACGAAAAAGGGGCGTTTACCGGCGCCGACAAACGGCGGGAAGGGCGCTTTGTTGAGGCAGACGGCGGCACGTTGTTTCTCGATGAAATTGGCGATATCTCGCCGATGATGCAGGTTCGTCTGCTGCGTGCGATTCAGGAGCGTGAAGTTCAGCGTGTCGGCAGCAACCAGACTATTTCGGTTGATGTTCGGCTGATTGCCGCGACCCATCGCGATCTTGCCGCTGAGGTAAAGGCCGGGCGTTTTCGCCAGGATCTCTACTATCGCCTGAACGTGGTGGCAATTGAAGTGCCGTCGCTGCGGCGACGGCGGGAAGATATTCCCCTGCTAGCTAACCATTTTCTTCAGCGATTTGCCGAACGCAATCGCAAGGCGGTAAAAGGCTTTACGCCCCAGGCGATGGATCTGCTGATTCACTACGACTGGCCGGGAAATATTCGCGAACTGGAAAACGCGGTAGAACGAGCGGTGGTGCTGCTGACCGGGGAATATATTTCCGAACGCGAGCTGCCGCTGGCGATTGCCAGTACGCCGATTCCGTTGGCGCAAAGTCAGGATATTCAGCCGCTGGTGGAAGTGGAAAAAGAAGTGATTCTGGCGGCACTGGAGAAAACGGGCGGCAACAAAACCGAAGCCGCCCGTCAGTTAGGGATCACGCGCAAAACGCTATTGGCAAAACTGTCGCGTTAG
- the zraS gene encoding two-component system sensor histidine kinase ZraS: protein MRFMQRSKDSLAKWLSAILPVAIVGLVGLFAVTVIRDYGRETAAARQTLLEKGSVLIRALESGSRVGMGMRMHHAQQQALLEEMAGQPGVRWFAVTDEQGIIVMHSNSGMVGKQLYSPQEMQQLHPGDEEAWRRIDSADGEPVLEIYRQFQPMFAAGMHRMRHMQQYAATPQAIFIAFDASNIVSAEDREQRNTLIILFALATVLLASVLSFFWYRRYLRSRQLLQDEMKRKEKLVALGHLAAGVAHEIRNPLSSIKGLAKYFAERAPEGGEAHQLAQVMAKEADRLNRVVSELLELVKPTHLALQAVDLNTLINHSLQLVSQDANSREIQLRFTANDTLPQIQADPDRLTQVLLNLYLNAIQAIGQHGVISVAASESGTGVKISVTDNGKGIAADQLEAIFTPYFTTKAEGTGLGLAVVHNIVEQHGGTIQVASQEGKGATFTLWLPVNITRKDPQG, encoded by the coding sequence ATGCGTTTTATGCAACGTTCTAAAGACTCCTTAGCCAAATGGTTAAGCGCCATCCTGCCCGTGGCCATTGTTGGGCTGGTGGGGCTGTTTGCGGTGACAGTGATTCGCGATTATGGGCGCGAGACTGCCGCCGCCAGACAAACGCTTCTGGAAAAAGGCAGTGTACTTATCCGTGCTCTCGAATCCGGCTCGCGCGTCGGCATGGGGATGCGCATGCATCATGCGCAGCAGCAGGCCTTACTGGAAGAAATGGCCGGACAGCCTGGAGTACGTTGGTTTGCGGTCACGGATGAACAAGGAATAATCGTGATGCATAGCAACTCCGGCATGGTGGGAAAACAGCTTTATTCCCCGCAGGAAATGCAGCAGTTACATCCGGGAGATGAAGAAGCGTGGCGGCGGATCGATAGCGCAGACGGCGAGCCTGTTCTGGAAATTTATCGCCAGTTTCAACCGATGTTTGCTGCTGGAATGCACCGGATGCGCCATATGCAGCAGTATGCCGCGACACCACAAGCAATTTTTATCGCTTTCGATGCCAGTAACATTGTGAGTGCTGAAGATCGTGAGCAGAGAAACACCCTTATTATCCTCTTCGCCCTGGCGACGGTGCTACTGGCAAGCGTGTTGTCATTCTTCTGGTATCGCCGGTATCTGCGCTCGCGCCAGCTGTTGCAGGATGAAATGAAGCGCAAAGAGAAGCTGGTGGCGCTGGGGCATCTGGCGGCAGGTGTTGCCCATGAAATTCGCAATCCGCTTTCCTCAATTAAAGGGCTGGCGAAATATTTTGCCGAACGAGCACCAGAGGGTGGGGAAGCGCATCAACTGGCGCAGGTGATGGCGAAAGAGGCCGACCGTTTAAACCGCGTGGTCAGCGAGTTACTGGAACTGGTTAAGCCAACGCATCTGGCTTTGCAGGCGGTGGATCTCAACACCCTGATTAACCACTCATTACAGTTGGTAAGCCAGGATGCAAACAGCCGGGAAATTCAGTTGCGCTTTACCGCCAACGACACATTGCCGCAAATTCAGGCCGATCCGGATCGGCTGACCCAGGTTCTGTTGAATCTCTATCTCAATGCTATTCAGGCGATTGGTCAGCATGGGGTGATTAGCGTGGCGGCCAGCGAAAGCGGCACGGGCGTGAAAATCAGCGTTACCGACAACGGTAAGGGAATTGCGGCGGATCAGCTTGAAGCCATCTTCACTCCGTACTTCACCACCAAAGCCGAAGGCACCGGACTGGGGTTGGCGGTCGTGCATAATATTGTTGAACAACACGGTGGTACAATTCAGGTCGCAAGCCAGGAGGGGAAAGGCGCAACGTTCACTCTATGGCTTCCGGTCAATATTACGCGTAAGGACCCACAAGGATGA
- the zraP gene encoding zinc resistance sensor/chaperone ZraP, which produces MKRNTKIALVMMALSAMAMGSTSAFAHGGHGMWQQNSAPLTSEQQTAWQKIHNDFYAQSSALQQQLVTKRYEYNALLAANPPDSSKINAVAKEMETLRQSLDELRVKRDIAMAEAGIPRGAGMGMGYGGCGGGGHMGMGHW; this is translated from the coding sequence ATGAAACGGAACACGAAAATTGCCCTGGTGATGATGGCGCTTTCAGCAATGGCGATGGGATCAACATCTGCATTTGCCCACGGCGGACACGGTATGTGGCAGCAAAATTCCGCGCCTTTGACCAGCGAACAACAGACGGCGTGGCAGAAAATCCATAATGACTTTTATGCTCAAAGCAGCGCGCTGCAACAGCAACTGGTGACGAAGCGTTATGAATACAACGCTCTGTTAGCCGCTAACCCACCGGATAGCAGCAAAATTAATGCGGTCGCCAAAGAGATGGAGACTTTGCGTCAGTCGTTAGATGAGTTACGGGTAAAACGGGATATCGCGATGGCTGAAGCGGGTATTCCGCGCGGTGCAGGAATGGGCATGGGTTACGGCGGCTGCGGTGGTGGCGGTCATATGGGTATGGGTCACTGGTAA
- a CDS encoding DUF1481 domain-containing protein: protein MNSFNEGVVSPLLSFWRHSLMLAGVLFLTACSHNSSLPPFTASGFAEDQGAVRIWRKDSGDNVHLLAVFSPWRNGDTTTREYRWQGDNLTLININVYSKPPVNIRARFDDRGDLSFMQRESDGEKQQLSNDQIDLYRYRADQIRQISDALRQGRVVLRQGRWHEMEQTVTTCEGQTIKPDLDSQAIAHIERRQSSSSVDVSVAWLEAPEGSQLLLVANSDFCRWQPNEKTF from the coding sequence GTGAACAGTTTTAACGAAGGGGTGGTTTCACCCCTTTTGTCTTTCTGGCGTCACTCATTGATGCTGGCAGGTGTACTGTTTCTCACTGCCTGTAGCCACAACTCTTCACTTCCTCCCTTTACTGCCAGTGGTTTTGCTGAAGACCAGGGCGCGGTACGTATCTGGCGAAAAGACAGCGGTGACAATGTGCATTTGCTTGCTGTGTTCAGCCCGTGGCGCAATGGCGATACCACGACGCGAGAGTATCGCTGGCAGGGCGATAATCTCACACTTATCAATATCAACGTCTACAGTAAACCGCCGGTGAACATTCGCGCGCGTTTTGACGATCGCGGCGACCTGAGCTTTATGCAACGTGAATCCGACGGGGAAAAGCAGCAGCTTTCTAACGACCAAATCGATTTATACCGTTATCGCGCTGACCAAATCCGCCAGATTAGCGATGCTTTACGCCAGGGGAGAGTGGTGCTGCGTCAGGGACGCTGGCATGAGATGGAACAGACCGTAACCACCTGCGAAGGGCAAACCATTAAACCTGATTTAGATTCGCAGGCGATAGCGCATATCGAGCGCCGCCAGAGCAGCTCTTCTGTTGATGTCAGCGTGGCATGGCTGGAAGCGCCCGAAGGTTCGCAATTACTGTTAGTGGCAAACTCTGATTTCTGTCGCTGGCAACCCAACGAGAAAACGTTCTGA
- the hupA gene encoding nucleoid-associated protein HU-alpha has product MNKTQLIDVIAEKAELSKTQAKAALESTLAAITESLKEGDAVQLVGFGTFKVNHRAERTGRNPQTGKEIKIAAANVPAFVSGKALKDAVK; this is encoded by the coding sequence ATGAACAAGACTCAACTGATTGATGTAATTGCAGAGAAAGCAGAACTGTCCAAAACCCAGGCTAAAGCTGCTCTGGAGTCCACTCTGGCTGCAATTACTGAGTCTCTGAAAGAAGGCGATGCTGTACAACTGGTTGGTTTCGGAACCTTCAAAGTGAACCACCGCGCTGAGCGTACTGGCCGCAACCCGCAGACCGGTAAAGAAATCAAAATCGCCGCAGCTAACGTACCGGCATTTGTTTCTGGCAAGGCACTGAAAGACGCAGTTAAGTAA
- a CDS encoding YjaG family protein has translation MLQNPIHLRLERLESWQHVTFMACLCERMYPNYAMFCQQTGFGDGQIYRRILDLIWETLTVKDAKVNFDSQLEKFEEAIPSADDFDLYGVYPAIDACVALSELVHSRLSGETLEHAVEVSKTSITTVAMLEMTQAGREMSDEELKENPAVEQEWDIQWEIFRLLAECEERDIELIKGLRADLREAGESNIGIIFQQ, from the coding sequence ATGTTACAAAACCCGATTCATCTGCGTCTGGAGCGCCTGGAAAGCTGGCAGCACGTCACTTTCATGGCTTGCTTATGCGAACGCATGTACCCCAATTACGCCATGTTTTGCCAGCAAACCGGTTTTGGCGATGGGCAAATTTACCGCCGTATTCTCGATCTCATTTGGGAAACACTGACCGTCAAAGACGCAAAAGTGAATTTCGACAGCCAACTGGAGAAATTTGAGGAAGCGATTCCTTCTGCGGACGATTTCGATCTGTACGGCGTTTATCCGGCAATTGATGCCTGCGTGGCGTTAAGTGAACTGGTTCATTCGCGTTTGAGTGGCGAAACGCTCGAACACGCGGTGGAAGTGAGTAAGACCTCCATCACTACCGTTGCGATGCTGGAAATGACTCAGGCTGGTCGCGAAATGAGCGATGAAGAGCTGAAAGAAAACCCAGCCGTTGAGCAAGAATGGGACATTCAGTGGGAAATATTCCGACTTTTAGCCGAGTGTGAAGAACGCGACATCGAGCTGATAAAAGGCCTTAGGGCAGACCTGCGTGAGGCGGGTGAGAGCAATATTGGTATAATTTTTCAGCAATAA
- the nfi gene encoding deoxyribonuclease V (cleaves DNA at apurinic or apyrimidinic sites): MDLASLRAQQIELASSVIREDRLDKDPPDLIAGADVGFEQGGEVTRAAMVLLKYPTLELVEYKVARIATTMPYIPGFLSFREYPALLAAWEMLSQKPDLVFVDGHGISHPRRLGVASHFGLLVDVPTIGVAKKRLCGKFEPLSSEPGALAPLMDKGEQLAWVWRSKARCNPLFIATGHRVSVDSALAWVQRCMKGYRLPEPTRWADAVASERLAFVRYTANQP; the protein is encoded by the coding sequence ATGGATCTCGCGTCATTACGCGCTCAACAAATCGAACTGGCTTCTTCTGTGATCCGCGAGGATCGACTCGATAAAGATCCACCGGATCTGATCGCCGGAGCCGATGTCGGGTTTGAACAGGGTGGAGAAGTGACGCGAGCGGCGATGGTGCTGCTGAAATATCCCACTCTTGAGTTGGTGGAGTATAAAGTGGCACGCATTGCTACCACCATGCCTTACATCCCGGGGTTTCTCTCCTTCCGTGAATATCCTGCCCTGCTGGCAGCGTGGGAGATGCTGTCACAAAAGCCGGATTTAGTGTTTGTTGATGGTCATGGGATCTCGCATCCGCGCCGCCTGGGCGTTGCCAGCCATTTTGGCTTGTTAGTGGACGTACCGACCATTGGCGTGGCGAAAAAACGACTATGCGGTAAATTCGAACCGCTCTCCAGCGAACCGGGCGCGCTGGCGCCGCTGATGGATAAAGGTGAGCAGCTGGCTTGGGTCTGGCGCAGCAAAGCACGCTGCAACCCACTGTTTATCGCTACGGGTCATCGGGTCAGCGTGGATAGCGCGCTGGCGTGGGTACAACGCTGCATGAAAGGCTATCGTCTGCCAGAGCCAACGCGCTGGGCGGATGCCGTGGCCTCGGAACGTCTGGCATTTGTGCGCTATACAGCAAATCAGCCCTAA
- the hemE gene encoding uroporphyrinogen decarboxylase, with the protein MTELKNDRYLRALLRQPVDVTPVWMMRQAGRYLPEYKATRAQAGDFMSLCKNAELACEVTLQPLRRYPLDAAILFSDILTVPDAMGLGLYFEAGEGPRFTSPVTCKADVDKLPIPDPEDELGYVMNAVRTIRRELKGEVPLIGFSGSPWTLATYMVEGGSSKAFTVIKKMMYADPQALHALLDKLAKSVTLYLNAQIKAGAQAVMIFDTWGGVLTGRDYQQFSLYYMHKIVDGLLRENDGRRVPVTLFTKGGGQWLEAMAETGCDALGLDWTTDIADARRRVGNKVALQGNMDPSMLYAPPARIEEEVATILAGFGHGEGHVFNLGHGIHQDVPPEHAGVFVEAVHRLSEQYHR; encoded by the coding sequence ATGACCGAACTTAAAAACGATCGTTATCTGCGGGCGCTGCTGCGCCAGCCCGTTGATGTCACTCCAGTATGGATGATGCGCCAGGCGGGTCGCTATCTACCAGAATATAAAGCCACGCGTGCTCAGGCGGGCGATTTTATGTCGCTTTGCAAAAACGCCGAACTGGCGTGCGAAGTGACTTTGCAGCCGCTGCGTCGCTATCCGTTGGACGCGGCGATCCTCTTTTCCGATATCCTCACCGTTCCGGACGCGATGGGATTAGGGCTCTATTTTGAAGCCGGAGAAGGTCCTCGTTTTACCTCGCCAGTCACCTGCAAAGCTGACGTTGATAAACTGCCAATTCCGGATCCGGAAGATGAACTGGGTTACGTGATGAACGCGGTGCGTACCATTCGCCGCGAACTGAAAGGCGAAGTGCCGCTGATTGGTTTTTCCGGCAGTCCGTGGACGCTGGCGACCTACATGGTGGAAGGCGGCAGCAGCAAAGCCTTCACCGTGATCAAAAAAATGATGTATGCCGATCCGCAGGCGTTACACGCGTTACTCGATAAACTGGCGAAAAGCGTCACCCTGTATCTGAATGCGCAGATTAAAGCCGGTGCCCAGGCGGTGATGATTTTCGACACCTGGGGCGGCGTGCTTACCGGGCGCGATTATCAACAGTTCTCGCTCTATTACATGCATAAAATTGTTGATGGTTTATTGCGTGAAAACGACGGTCGCCGCGTGCCCGTCACGCTGTTTACCAAAGGTGGCGGACAGTGGCTGGAAGCCATGGCAGAAACCGGTTGCGATGCGCTGGGACTGGACTGGACAACCGACATCGCCGATGCGCGCCGCCGCGTGGGCAATAAAGTCGCATTGCAGGGCAATATGGACCCGTCGATGCTGTACGCGCCACCAGCCCGAATTGAAGAAGAAGTAGCGACTATACTTGCAGGTTTCGGTCACGGCGAAGGTCATGTCTTTAACCTTGGTCACGGCATTCACCAGGATGTGCCGCCAGAACATGCTGGCGTGTTTGTGGAGGCAGTGCATCGGTTATCTGAACAATATCACCGCTAA
- the nudC gene encoding NAD(+) diphosphatase — protein MDRIIEKLDHGWWVVSHEQKLWLPKGELPYGEAANFELVGQRALQIGEWQGEPVWLVQQQRRHDMGSVRQVIDLDVGLFQLAGRGVQLAEFYRSHKYCGYCGHEMYPSKTEWAMLCSHCRERYYPQIAPCIIVAIRRDDSILLAQHTRHRNGVHTVLAGFVEVGETLEQAVAREVMEESGIKVKNLRYVTSQPWPFPQSLMTAFMADYKSGDIVIDPKELLEANWYRYDDLPLLPPPGTVARRLIEDTVAMCRAEYE, from the coding sequence ATGGATCGTATAATTGAAAAATTAGATCACGGCTGGTGGGTCGTCAGTCATGAGCAAAAATTATGGTTGCCGAAGGGAGAATTGCCATATGGCGAAGCGGCAAATTTCGAGCTTGTGGGTCAGCGCGCACTACAAATCGGCGAATGGCAGGGAGAACCTGTTTGGCTAGTTCAACAGCAGCGTCGCCATGATATGGGCTCGGTGCGCCAGGTCATTGATCTGGACGTCGGGCTATTTCAACTAGCCGGACGCGGCGTGCAACTGGCGGAGTTTTACCGCTCGCATAAATACTGCGGGTATTGCGGGCATGAAATGTATCCGAGCAAAACAGAATGGGCGATGCTGTGCAGCCACTGCCGTGAGCGTTACTACCCGCAAATCGCCCCCTGCATTATTGTTGCCATCCGTCGTGATGATTCGATTCTGCTCGCTCAGCATACCCGCCATCGTAACGGTGTCCATACGGTACTTGCCGGATTCGTCGAAGTGGGCGAAACCCTCGAACAGGCGGTCGCGCGGGAAGTAATGGAAGAGAGTGGCATCAAAGTCAAAAACCTGCGTTACGTGACTTCTCAGCCGTGGCCATTTCCTCAGTCATTAATGACTGCGTTTATGGCGGACTATAAGAGCGGCGACATCGTGATTGATCCAAAAGAACTGCTGGAGGCGAACTGGTATCGTTACGACGATTTACCCTTACTGCCACCTCCTGGCACCGTGGCGCGCCGCCTGATAGAAGATACGGTGGCGATGTGTCGGGCAGAGTATGAGTGA